TGGTTAAATGTGAGATGCTGTGCAATGGCACTGGGTTTGGAGATGGCTCTGACAATGAGTAAAAACACAAGGAATGGCTGCTCCTCTTCGCAGGGAATATGAGAAACTTCACCTTGCTGCACTGCACCTTACAGCAGCCTGACATTGTGATTTGTGCTGCAATAAACTGATGATCAGCTCCATCCATCTGCAATGCCTTCACCCCCACTGCAAGCAGTTGCTTGTAGGTCAGAGATACAAGAGGGCTTCCCTCCTTCTCTTCAGCCTTACTGTGGAGGATGCACTTGAAATAACAGCAGGTTTAACCAGCTGGGCTGTAACTGCTGTCACTTTGTCACCTGAGGTGCTGGCTGGAAAGGTCTGAGCCTTGCACCCACTGTCTCAGAGCAGGCCAGGGATGCTCTCAGCAcctttccctggcagcagcagtatTTTCTCATGGCTCAGCCCACACCACGAAGCAAAAGCAGCCAACCTGGCCTAGTGTCACTGTTCCTACAAGTCTGGTTCTGTTTGCAACCCACAGCTGGCACTGTTTGCAGATTAAGGGTGTCCTGTTCCCCAGTAGTAAGCATGATATCAATACTTACAGTATGGACAACATGGACTGGGGCAGAActcagctcctcctcttccccataGCTCAGTGTGAAGGAGCTATAAAATATTACAACGAGGATGGCAACACAGGAGATTATGGAAGCAACAATCAGTACATTCACCTAGACAGACAGAGAATTTTAGTGAGAAAAAGAAGGGTAGCAGGAATTAAAGCTGTCCTTTGGCAAATACAAGCATTACAGGTAGCCTTTGACCTACCATCACACTACAAATTCCCCAGCAGCAACAGTCACTCAGAAGCCAAACACAGAGAAGTAGAGGTTTTCACAATACTGAGTTTCTGAGCTACAGCTGAGTCCTAAATATTAATCCGAGATGCTACCTAAAGACTTCATCTTAGAGATCTCTAATTTATATACAATATCCTCCCTTGGAGTTTACACGGCTGGAGAAACCTGCCTAAGAAATGCAAACCTCTTAACTCATTTCGTATTTTAGTGTACACAGTGCTTAACAACACGAAGGACCATCCAAAGAAAAGCATTGAAATGAAGTGTTTAAGAAAAGCATTGAAATTAAGTGTTTTTACAGAAAGCAAGGTTACACTACATCCTCGTCTTGCTTATAAACACAGCAGCTTTTGTGAAGATAAAGAAATACACTCTTATTCTGCAGGAGGACCAGTCAGCTCATTCCTTCCTCAAACTGTTTTTGATTGCCCCAACATTTTGCCCCTGCCCCATACACACAAAcccccctctgcccctccagctTACCAGAATTGGATTCTTCCTCTGCGAGGAGAACAAAGCCAGCACGCCTGGGACTCCCATCACCTGCAGAGCACAAAAGGAGTTGGCAGCTTGGGAGATCAGCACCAGATTTGGAAGATAAACTGCTGCAGGGTAATGAAAAGCCCGTGTTTTCAAGGCTTGGATCAGAGTAATTGCTGTAtcagaaatgggaaaagaatTGTGCATTTCTTCTGTTCTCCTCATAGCATCTCCTGGGGGCAGGACATGGGTGACGTGTCTTGCCCACCCTTGCTACCACTGACCAGAGCTTTATGGGTTGggcaaaataataaaactgacTGAATAAGTCTGATTTTAGGTGCTAAAAATGCACATTGCTTTCCCCAGTCCATATGCATCttgcagaggaaagaaagataCTAATGAAAGGAGATGGGCAGCCTCTGCTTCAGTGTAATTTCCTCACAGCTTGGCTCAGCAGGGTAAATCAGGGTGCTGAatgccagggagcagggacacctcctgccCACTCCTCACTGCAGGACCAGAATTAGGGGCACTGTGCTGTGGGACAGAGATCATCACCCAGATGTTCATTTATCTGAACTGAGGATGAGGTGTTCCCCCCCCCTTATCTTTGGTGCCCTCTCTGTGGTCACTATgcttctgcaaaaaaaaatccctgtcaATTGTCACCATGCCCCATTTTCTACATTATCCAgcagaaatatatttaatttagcTCCTTCAGAGGAAAGTCTGCTTGCATTCTTCTGCCTATATAATGAGTTATTAACTGAGTTCAAAGCATAAAACAAGGGAAGAGCTGGCAAGAAATCCCAgcttccctcccacccccaaTATGAGTACTAGTAGGTGGCAGTgggaaaaacactgcaaaacaaagcatagaaaACACAGTACAAGTTTACCATGCCAGCCCAAATTGGAGCTCTGGTTTTGCCCAGCTGAGACTCTGTCCTGAAGATGCCATCTATGAAGCCACAGGTGACACAGACGGTGCTGAAGGCGATCTGGAACATCCCCAGCACGACCATGTTCCTCTGGTTAAAGATGAAATATCGATAGCGATCCATCCTGCTCTGATTCCCGCATAAAGCCCTGAACACGGAGACTGGCGAGCTGCACCAGGGCTTTGCAGGGTCTGGAGAATGGCTCTTCCTaggcaggagagagagaagggtcAGGATCATCGGCTGGAGCGCAGCACCGGCACCAGGAGCGCAGAGCTCGCCCAGCGGCCCTCGGGAAATCCCCGGGGCTGCTCCGCACAGGAGCCCGGGACACCATTCCCGGCGTTTCGGGAGCGGAATGCTCGATCCTCACCTCAGAGCCCTCCGCTGACCCCCTCCCTCAGGGCTTTCCGCTGCCcagcggcgcggggggcgcTCAGGGTCGCTCCCATTGGGAAGTTGAGCTCCGCACCTCTCCGGGAAGGCGCCGAGCCCCGATCGGCCCGCGGCTGCTGCCGCTCACCGCACGCCCTCTGCAGGGCCggctctggctctggctccGTCCGCCGACTCCTCCCGAGTCTTGCCGTGTCCTCCCGTGTCCCTCGTTCCGATCCCGCTGCAGGCGCCACGCCCGCGGCGCCCTCACCTCAgcggccccggccgggccggCGCTCCGCGGGCAGGGCGGGAGAGCTCCCGCTCCGCGGCCGGGAAAGGAGCTCCGAGCCGAAAGAAGCCGGCAGAGCCGGGACCCCCCGAGCCGTGCCGGGACCCCCCGAGCCGTGCCGGGACCTCCCGAGCCGTGCCGGGACCTCCCGAGCCGTGCCGGGTCCCCCCGAGCCCTGCCGGGTCCCACGGCCTCCGCCCGCCCCTCCCGCCTCGCCTCagccgggagcggccgccccgccccgggcgCCCTCGGGCAGCCGGGACCGGCCGCTCCACCCATCCCTTCTCCACAGCACCTgagcatttttcctctttttcttccccctgcaGTTGTGAGTGCTGCTTCACACGATACACGTGTGCAAGACTGTGAGCGGGGGAAAGCGGCACAGGGCGCTCAGAGGCCTTGCTGGATGCCACATCCCTGAAAGTGCTCAAGGgcaaggctggatggggctttggtAACCTGGCCTGGTGGAAGGTGCCCTATGATTCTAACATCCCTCCAAGCACCGCCAGCCAAATCCTAGCAAGCACACCACTAAAACCTGCCTATCCCTAATAACTTTAAGAAATCAGCTCACAGGTCAGGTATAATTTCTTTAAGTAAACCCACTGCACCTacacccagcacaggcaggagagctCAGTCACCTCAGCAGCCGGGGTCACACAGGAGGGAAgtcagggcagcactgagagcgTGCTCCCTTCCTCACCACTCACCCAGCAGGACTTAGGGAATTAGGAGACAGAGGAATAGGTTAcctggctggaagggaccctgcTGCACCTTCCCATTGCCTCAGAGGAGAATACACCACGCTTTAAAACAACAGTTAATGAACTTTGGGACGGAGGTTCTTCCATACCACAACACAAGTGAAGTCCATGTTATGTGCACTGAAAAAGAGGAgtaagaaaagcagcagaggtggcagaAAAAACCAGCAAGTGGTGCCATTCACTATTTAGGTGAATTTCACTAGGTGAAATTCAGGTGTCATTCACTATTTACATAACTAGATGTGTGTTAACTGTGTAAAATCCTGCTCCTGTGCATCAGCAAAAACTGTGGtcacacaggacacagggaagggggagaggtCAGAGGATGCTCAAAACTGCGACCTTGTTACACAAGTAACACAAGTAATAAGGAGAGGCAATGGTTTTCtgttgaatattttatttttgcattgcCTTCATAGCGCAATTAAAGCAATCTTTAAAATTCACTTATTACAAATGTTTGTCAAGTCTGTTTTTCCCCAGAAACACTTTTCTTGCTTCCTTGCACATACACCCAAACACACTATAAAAACCTCATTCATAACATCAAAGGAAGGGCAATCATCATTCATGTAAACATCTTTCTTAGAGTtatccattttttaaaagtcatgaATAAACTTACAGATGTTCAGTAAGGCTCATAGTTCGAGTACAAATGTCATAAAACACCTATCAAGTACTGTACACAAGTTAAACACTCCGGGGTTAACTGTTAACACATGTACAAGCTTACCCCAAAGATTATTCTTTAGCACTTAGTTCTTCAGAACAGAGACACCCACTAATTATGGGCTAAAGAGTATTAAAACAGCAGAAGGCCCAGCAGAAACTGTTAAGTAATACACAATTTTAGTCTGGTTCTT
This sequence is a window from Prinia subflava isolate CZ2003 ecotype Zambia chromosome 18, Cam_Psub_1.2, whole genome shotgun sequence. Protein-coding genes within it:
- the LOC134559921 gene encoding uncharacterized protein LOC134559921, which gives rise to MDRYRYFIFNQRNMVVLGMFQIAFSTVCVTCGFIDGIFRTESQLGKTRAPIWAGMVMGVPGVLALFSSQRKNPILVNVLIVASIISCVAILVVIFYSSFTLSYGEEEELSSAPVHVVHTRFILSSVVRGASIAMLAASTCSAFAVLAMAYLGCRSLPRCSCYDSVTGMEWLQPSEDQTQAVEMVCAVQSPGGRIFNFTDRFPAQDEDAEEDTSKPPPYVRLT